One Peromyscus eremicus chromosome 17, PerEre_H2_v1, whole genome shotgun sequence genomic window, ctttgaaaatTACTGTGACAggaaaaggctttatcacactgcttacactcatagggtttctcaccagtatgcattcttttatgtatttggagtCTACGCTGacttacaaaggctttaccacattgaatacattcataaggtttctctccagtatgtgttctttcatgtatttggagATAACTGAGTTGTGAATAggatttatcacactgattacatttgtagggtttctctccagtatgtgttcttttatgtatttgaagatgactgtgacgtgcaaaggttttaccacattgatcacattcataaggtttttctccagtatgtattcttttatgtattcGAAGATGATTGTCActtgcaaaggttttaccacattgatcacattcataaggtttctctccactatgtgaTCTTTCATGTGTTTGAAGATGGCCATGacgtgcaaaggttttaccacattgattacattcatagggtttctttctAGTATATGTTCCTTTATGTATTCTGAGATGACTGTGATGAGCAAAAGCTTCACAATATTGAATACCTTCATGTGGTTTCACttcagtatgaattctttcatgcctTCGAAGAATATTTTGatatgcaaaggttttaccacattgattacattcataaggtttctctccagtatgtgttcttttatgtatttgaagataagTGTGATGtacaaaggttttaccacattgatcacattcataaggtctctctctagtatgtgttcttttatgtatttgaagatgactatctcttgcaaaggttttaccacattgattacattcataaggtttctctccactatgtgtttgaagatgactacgatgtgcaaaggctttactaaattggttacattcatagggtttctttccagtatgtgtttctttacatattttgagaTGACTATGATGTGCAAAAGCTTCATCATATTGAATACCTTCATAGGGTTTTGCTTCAATATGAAATATTTCATGCCGTTGAAAAATATtctgatatgcaaaggctttacaacactgattacattcatagggtttttctccagtatgtgttcttttatgtatttggaaaTAACTGTGTTGTGAAAAGGCTTTAAtccattgattacatttgtagagTGTCTCTCCAGCATGTTTTCTCCTATGTATTTGAAGAAGACTATGAAATGCAAAggcattaccacattgattacattcataaggtttctctctagtatgtgttcttttatgtatttgaagatgactgcaatgtgcaaaggctttatcacactgattacattcataaggtttttctTCAGTATGTGTTCCTTTGTGTATTTGGAGATTACTGTGATATCCAATGGACTTAACACATTGAGTATATTCACAGGGCTTCTCTCCAATATTACTTCTTTTGTACCTGCAAGGATAATTGGCACATGGTAAACTTTTACTATAATCATTACACTGATGAACCACTTTatcaatattaattaattttacaattttgtcTAATTATAAAGAGGAATCAGAacttaagtttttattattttgctcACATTCATGTATTCCCCTTCATTAAGAATACCTGTGATGGAAAGAGTCTCTATTATATGGCTCACACTTATACCATCTTTTTTCtatatgagatttttttcccatatTACAAGAGAGCTAAAAGAACTCAACTCTTTACCACAGTTAATGGATTCACAAATTTTCTAGACTATGAGTTATACTACATTTGCAAAGTGAACCAGACAAACAGAAGTATTTGCACATTCTTAgtactcatagggcttctctgAAGTTTGAGTTTGTTGATACATTCCCAATTATATCAGAAAACCAATTAATTGTAAACTTGTATCACATTCAACAAGTCTACTCAAAGTGGGGACTACTATATATCTTCTAATTgttttgggagagagagaggaacattGCTTCTTCCCATATTCCTATGCTAACACACTttgtatccagagtgacatatgGTATATTCATAAAAGAAAGAGTAACAAATAAATGGTTTCCACATTGCATTCACATAGTTTGACTTTCTAATCATAGTAGACATTTGGTATAGGGTTTAAGGTTTCTCCACAACAACATTCTAACCCTCATAAGCTGTCTCTTTAGCTTAACTTAGCAAAGTGAATACAAGTACACAAGTATATAAAACACCAGCTTTACTATGGACAATCTGACTATCAGAAAGTTTTGGATATAAACTTATCACCTATTCAACATGTGTACATTTTGCAGTATCTGAGTGGTATGAAACTAAGTGGATTGGCAGTTCTACAGTATAGCTCTCACAGGGCTAGGATCCAAAAGATGATATATATTACAGCAtgattttcctgtcttctttcttaGAAGAATGCCTTGCAAACATAAATCAGCTACCTTACATTGCTGTATAaggttttgtgagaatttaataatcatcaatacACTTAAAGCTGTGCTTAATTACACTGTTGCTTCttttaaaacttccaggacacatcaaaatttcttcagaggcacatttgtatcaccttgcacatgaaaattaccttctctgtcttctagaactttgacaatgttcttccatattatggtcttcccaactgtagcctaaaatatagtatcagaaaatgaaaggcaTATTATAAGAAACTGTGCAATATTTAAGTTACTGTGTTAAGTGAACCTTAGAATCATGCCTGATTTATTCAGttcattcttcctctttctcagccAAAACTACAGAAGAGCATTAATAACCAAGAAGCAGTTatccccttattttaaaatgtgaaggaaaattcaGTCTTACCTACAGCAGTGAGGTTACTGTAGGTCTCcaccatcacatctttgtagagattcctcTGGGAGGGATCtagcaaagtccactcttcccaagtgaaatctatatgcacatcatcataggtcactgtattctaaaatatcccatacatgtaTAAAAGAGAAAGTGTGAAAATGACAATATAGTAAATGTATACTTCTCTGACAATATATTCATAGAATTCTGGTGCTTCCCACACTTATTCCATAACACAGAAGTTGTAATGCAATCATCAAATTCCTTTAGGAGGTAGCTGAATAGGTTCACCTCTATTATCTCTGCACCCTTTGAATAGGATATAGCCTTGAAAGTGAAATGCCAATTAACAGAGAGAGACAAGCAAACAGATCAGTGATACTGAGTATACAGCAAAAAAATTTTATGAACAACTACTAAGTACAAAAAAAGATGGGCAAGATGGGTGTACTGGTTCATACCTTCAatgctggcactcaggaggcagaggcaggtgaatttaaTTGAGTTGGATTTCAGCCTGGTCAAtgtaatgagttccaagacaaccagacaTACATATTAATAAGAACCTGTCTCTGCtacaaaaaatcaaacaaaaaaataaaaagaactcaaatgtttttactgaagttcctagAAAGAGTTATGTATTTactccagttctgtattcatctttTAGAAACCTGAGGTGCCCAGTTTATAACGTAACATTAAGAAGATCTTACTAAAGGAGATGCATGTTTAAAGAGGTACAAATAGACAAATGAAAATAACAGCAATGTAACTGTTGATCATAAATCAACAACATGGGACAGGAGAGATTAAATTCTCTGTAATGAACAGCATCTCTGGTAATGAACAGGTTTATTTGGCTGATTCTATCAAATCACAGTTCATAATTTTGGGAGTAGAGTATAGAAATTCAAGCTAGCAACTGATTGCAAAACCCATTGACAAACATTGtctcctcactttctctcttgctttgtcACTATCTCATGCTCAGATAGGTCTCttatccagcccaggcccacttgtTTAGGGATATTACCACCATCAGTAGAGGAGGCGTTCCACATCAATCTTCAATCAACACAATCTCTTACACACCTagcagtttctggctattatgagtaaagcctatatgaacatagttgagcaagtgtgctTGTGCTACAATGGAGGAGTGTCTTttgagtatatgtccaagagtggcatttgggtcttgaggtagatagattcccaattttttgaagaactgccatattgatttccacagtggctatacAAGTGTGCACTCCaactagcaatggaggagtgttccccttgctccacatacttgccagcatgagctgtaacTCGAGGtattgatcatagccattctaacgagtgtaagataaaatctcaaagtggctttgatttgcattttcttgatggctaacaatgttgaaaatttctttaagtgtttctcaaccattttaGATTCCTCTATTgacaattctctgtttagatttgtaccccatattaattggattatttggtttgttgatatccagtttcttgagttggttattatcctgagtgaggcaacacAAAGCCACATAGACAAAtgtgatatgtactcacttataaatggatattagtgCTAAGTAGAgaatgtactcacttataaatggatattagtgCTAAGTAAAGAATAATCACAGTACAagcacagacccagagaggctaagtaactaGGATGGCTATAGGGAAGATTCATAGATCTCcctggaaagaggaaacagaatataTTTTGCAGGTTGACTAGGGGCAGGTGTGGATGGGAACACGAATGATCAGGTGAGTAACAGAGGGATGGAGACAAGGAATacagagagagatgactggaatgaGGGGAGGGGGCTTAAGGGTGGATAAAAAAAtttagtgcagtggaaacttcctagaacctatgagagtgaccctagtgaGTACTCTAAGTAATTGAGAATGtggaacctgaactggccatcttctgtaaccacatAAGGCTCCCAGTGATGGGACTAAGACACCAATCCAGTCAAAATACAATCCTTCAACTCACACTTCTGTTGTCTGCATTGGTTATATCCCTAGGAGGCCTACTGCTTTCTAATCTGTTTGGGTAATGGTGACTGGTTAGACCATgtcaatgactggtctaacttgaggcccatgccacaagagggagcccatgccttgCACTGCCTGGATGAGAAAGAACCAGAAGTTGAATGGCTGAGAGAATTAGGGCAGAATAAAATACAActaatcaaaacaaaattaaagaaaaaagccaaTAAAATGATTAACCATATTTTGCATTAAAATCATAAATTGGTGTCTAGCCCAACTGTAATTAGAGACACATTCTCCAGCAGCTAATTGGAGCAGATGTAGAGGATGTTCATCCAAACACTAGGTAGAGCTCTGGGAACCCTGTTGGAGCACATCtgggctttacccagcaggtctgcacagAGAGGATGACTAGACCACAGGCCTAAGTgaaggtgtctgagatggtctgcacttggctgtgatggggggaggtcttttgctctattccttagcattcctttaaaaaccctagAGCAGAGACAGTTGAGGcccaatggattaggatccaggctcTCCTGagtctatcctgtattttctatctgtttctctcccctctatccttctatctaacatTTACTagtgctcctactcaagagtactctggagaaatgtgggggtgagggatggTCTCCCAAAGAACTCCATGGAAGAAAAGGGGCGAGGAATATAGAAGGCAGGGACATTGAGGATACCAGAAGAAGAAAGGCTACAGAATCAAGCAAGgatcataggggttcacagagactgaagtggcaatcatggagCATACATGGGTCTGTGCCAGGTGCTCTGCAtatatgctgtggttgtttagcttgggtgTTTgtgtgattcctaacagtaggagtGTCTCTAAATCCTTTGCCTCCTCTGGTAcctttttcttcctactgggttgcctaatcCAGCCTGGaaatgagggtttgtgtctagtcttatcACATCctgttatgatgtgtttggttatATCTCTAGGAGGCctactgttttctaaagagaaagagagtaaCAGTGGATGggggggtgaggaggtggggCAAAAATCTGGGAAGAATAGAGGGAGGGGGAGGCCTTGGTCAGGATGTAGTCAACAAAGGACATACCAGCTGCCAGAAATCCACATAAGCCACCTGCCCAAAAACTTCCTCCACTTTCTTGGTGCCTCCCACACTATCCCCAATGTCCCCACTTCATCTTTTCTCAGCTCCCAACTTTGGCAAAGACTCTATGCTGGAACAGAGGCCACATTTGCCACCAGATTTTGAGCCTCCAACTTGGATATGGGGAAGGAACTGCTGCTGTTCAACCATAGACCACACAGACCAGAAGACCTGAAGACCAGAAAGCAAATAtgaaccaaggaagaaaacacacatTCAACAAAGACGAGCTGGGAAATTAGCACCTAGATCCATAACCACTCCAAACCCAGATACCTAGATGCTAGCTTAAGAatcaacagggctggagagatggctcagaggttaagagcactggctgctcttccagaggtcctgagttcaattcccaacaaccacatggtggctcacaaccatctgtaatgagatctggtgccctcttctggcctgcagagatgcgtgcagacagaacattgtatacataataaataaataatttaaaaatatatataatcaacaacaaccagggcaatatgtcaccaccagagcccagcaatcctactacagcaagccctgaatattccaacacagctgaagcacaagtaaagaccttaaaacaaactttataaagatgatagagttccttaaagaggaaatgggtaaatcccttaaagatagcaaggaaaatataaacaaaatattggagaaaatgaataaatccctaaaagaaaGCCATGGAAAAGAAatcagttgaaggaaatgaacaaatgaacaaaaaaaaaaaaatgaaaataggagCAAAAAAAGTACAAACCAAAGAAGTTCTGGAAATTAAAAATGTAGGTAAGCAAACAATCTCTGgcactgaagatatgatagaagaaatggacatattggtcaaagaaaattttaaatctaaaaaaattcccaaaacataacatccaggaaatctggaacgtTATGAGAAGATCAAACCTAGGAAcaataggaatagaaaaagaatcccagtacttaggcccataaaatattttcaaaaaaaaatcatagaaaaaaaaaatttcgtAACCTAAATGAGGACAAGAGAAGACAGCCCATAGAATCAAATAAGCTGGGTTCATAGGggatcacagagacagaagcagcattCATGgatcctgcatgggtctgcaccaggttctctgcatatgtattatggTTGAATAATTGGTAtctttgtaggactcctaacagttggGGAGTGTtcactcttttgcctgctcttgggaaccttttcctcctctgggttgcctcattcagcctcAATATGAAGTGTTGTGCCTAGATTTACCATAACTCGTTATGCCAAATTTCCTTGATATTCCAGGGAGATCTGCACTTTTATGAAGGGAAACAGGGGAAGAGGGGATCTGGGAAAGAAGGGAGCAGAGGAGGGGGCTGGGAGGTACAGAAAGAGGGGAACTGAAGTCAGGAAGGACTATATGAGAGATGAATAAATTAACAAAGAGAGGAATGTGGACACAATGAGGGAATACTGTAGCAAGGCAACACTAAAACTGAGAAGGGAAACCATCAAATTATGTAGCTCTGTCTCAGACATGTGGGGCTTAATTCTCAAAGGGCTCAGATACCTCTATCCATGCAACTTTATATACATGTCTCTCCTTTGCTATTTCCACTACCTGTATGCAGGGGTCCATGGCAGATGTCTTATAGCTTGGGTCTCTCAACATCCAATGGTCTCAAAACACAACACAGGCTTCATCTTCATAACTTCATGCAATGaactctcacagtctcctcaccGGGTTTCTGACTCTGCAAAACAAGATGGGTGCAACAGGGTTGAACTGGAACCAGAGTGGAAGAATCCATGTCCTTTAAATTTTgcatctttcttgtttccagaacCAGTACAACATGCGTGACCCCCCAAAATTTGGCTTCTTAATTGGGATGGATCCTGCCAAGCTTAGACCAGAGTTGTAGCAGGTTCTCTATGAAGTTACTTCACAGGACTAGGAATCACTTTGCTTAATCACTCTTGGCCAATGTTACCAACTATCTATGATTTTATGTGTTTAGAAATTAAACACAGACTTTACAATTCCCACAAAATTATCTCAAAATGACCCTTAAACTATTATGTTTCTGAACCCCCAGCTACAGATATTTCTTCCTGACAGGCTCCATGCTCTAGAGCTCTCTCTGTAAATCAAGGTAATCTGCTATGGCTCTGCCAACTGTCATGTTCCCTTGTTGTTTTAGCCCCACTGATGTCCACACAGAAAACAATGTAGAAGGataattaaaatttcaattttctatGTGCAGACTATGGCACAAGATATGGAATCTGCCTCTTCCATCCACCCAACACCATGTATATCTAAGAAACCTCTGCAGTTCAAAAGAACTGCTCTTCCTGCTCTGTGACAGTGAAGACAGTGACCCTCACACTCACAAAGGCATGGCTTGTGGAATCCATCACAACTCCCTACAGCTCCATTAGAGATGATCCCTAGAAAGAATCTTAGAGCTACTCACCACTGGTACTCTTGATTACTAAGCCTTCCAAGGGTTCCACATTAGCTAGAGCCACCCAGCTAAGCCTCAGGACATTAGCACCTCCCCTACTGGGTGATCAGAGAGCAAATGACTCAGACAGCAAAGGTCTTCCCAGCTTTGCCCTTCCACCCCAGGAGACAGGTCTCTAGTATTTTAGCAGACATTCTTCCAGtctcccagagcacttcctgttcctcttccaagacaCATGGTCCTTTGTGTGAACATTCCATCACACACTCAATGTCCAGTGCATTCAACCCTTTGCTTCTTAGCCAGGAACTCCTACAACCAAACATATGTCAAATGGCAACTG contains:
- the LOC131894295 gene encoding zinc finger protein 431-like isoform X1; the protein is MLRDPSYKTSAMDPCIQNTVTYDDVHIDFTWEEWTLLDPSQRNLYKDVMVETYSNLTAVGYSWEDHNMEEHCQSSRRQRRYKRSNIGEKPCEYTQCVKSIGYHSNLQIHKGTHTEEKPYECNQCDKAFAHCSHLQIHKRTHTREKPYECNQCGNAFAFHSLLQIHRRKHAGETLYKCNQWIKAFSQHSYFQIHKRTHTGEKPYECNQCCKAFAYQNIFQRHEIFHIEAKPYEGIQYDEAFAHHSHLKICKETHTGKKPYECNQFSKAFAHRSHLQTHSGEKPYECNQCGKTFARDSHLQIHKRTHTRERPYECDQCGKTFVHHTYLQIHKRTHTGEKPYECNQCGKTFAYQNILRRHERIHTEVKPHEGIQYCEAFAHHSHLRIHKGTYTRKKPYECNQCGKTFARHGHLQTHERSHSGEKPYECDQCGKTFASDNHLRIHKRIHTGEKPYECDQCGKTFARHSHLQIHKRTHTGEKPYKCNQCDKSYSQLSYLQIHERTHTGEKPYECIQCGKAFVSQRRLQIHKRMHTGEKPYECKQCDKAFSCHSNFQRHKRTHTREKSYECNQCGKAFVHCSSFQIHKRTHSGEKPYECNQCGKAFACHSHLRIHKRTHTGEKPYECKYCGKAFVSHSNLQRHERVHTGEKTYEGI